In one Phyllostomus discolor isolate MPI-MPIP mPhyDis1 chromosome 8, mPhyDis1.pri.v3, whole genome shotgun sequence genomic region, the following are encoded:
- the NWD1 gene encoding NACHT domain- and WD repeat-containing protein 1 isoform X2: protein MDVEREALQSTAYPEVQTFCQKHGLMFEVVDLRWGIQHSEATDHMTTDLCLEEVDRCRKTSLGPAFVALLGNQYGHCPVPTLIKEKEWEALKAQLTSRPGDLELVAHHFQRDENTVPPTYVLQARGTREAHGPEEATLTSVLRCGAQEARRLGLITQEQWHRYHRSAIEWEIERGLLSLTDGDQGATVFLREIQDLNKHILDDCALKMVDRLADGCLDTDAQNLLSSLKGRIADMQPGVLKTHHLPWSRDLVNPKNKAHARYLKELGEQFVARANHQVLERLRELEAGRQELAWLYQEIRHHLGLSAEATRTFCGRQELLAQVGQRLQQNDSHPHMPLVLFGPPGIGKTALMCKLAEQMPGLLGRKTMTVLRLLGTSQMSCDAHSLLQSICFQVCLAYGLPLPPAQVLEAHSRVVHFFHTLLHTVSSRNFESLVILLDSVDDVDSIHRARRVPWLPPKCPPRVHLILSACSGQRRVLDTVQQTFMDPKSYWEVKPLSSNQGQQMIQLLLAASRRTLSPGQRDLLWASLPECGHPGQLRLAFEEARKWASFTVPTPLASTAMEVMHQLCVRLEQTHGQLLVSRVLGYIVSSRHGLSEPELKDVLSLDDEVLQAVYRDWTPPSRELLRFPPLLWVRLRRDLGNCLARRPMDGFTLLAIAHRQLMEVIRERYLSGSEKAKRHGMLADFFLGTWSQGTKKLITLPLVGKPLNLDRKVAPQPLWFSDTVANLRKLKELPHHLLHSGRIEELKQEVLGSMDWISCRGVSGGIESLLDDFGLYAPHVDCPEVGLVREALQLCRPAVEFRGMERSILCTEILARLHFFATSHPALVGQLCQQAQSWFRACPHPVLVPLGGFLQPPGGPLPVTLTGCHKGITAMAWSLEEKLLVVGSQDGIVAVWDMEEEQVIHILTGHTREIRCIKVFAKGTQAISASKDHTLRLWNLLSGQEKFTIWEGGSKDPTESQVWSLHVDEAKEIVYLASSSKVNAWNLETAELVFQVLGDASDPWLCTAVLGATLLTVSKGCVVSPWSSATGRAQGKQHLSSVKEETPACGVSVQKSGQMVIGFSKGSISLVSSKGDSLLEKLPEAVGFLVVSEDESLLAAGFGRSVRIFLADSQGFHRLISTDLEHEDTVETAVFGPENNLIITGSRDALIQVWSLSEQGTLLDILEGVRAPASLLARGGALVASASQQSSSFTVWDLTYTQKPRASTPFLDRTGLTAVSHQGSYIYFPKIGDKNKVTIWDLAEGEEQDALDTSNEVRCLEVAEQAKLLFTGLVSGIVLVFPLNSRQDVMCIPPPEARKAVNCMALSKGEEHLAIAYDSIVLVFDINPGDPCPVIDGPTYTFYTQLPVTISSVAVLADYRVIYGMTNGELFLYECVNSKVFPLEAHGSRVTCVEVSHKEQLAVSGSEEALLCLWDLQACKWKFEMSYTNTYCQGVQCACFSRDDKYVYVGLRDRSIIVWSVLDGTLLAIQFVHAVVNRIIPTSNGFIAPTRHGYLIRERFQCPSSRASQQDSLQNFKKAVWMVKSRRREELAAAEGAPQDSGLGNAQGNECKANKRSQVCLIV from the exons GCCCTCCTAGGGAACCAGTACGGCCACTGTCCGGTCCCCACGCTGATCAAAGAGAAGGAGTGGGAGGCCCTGAAGGCCCAGCTGACCAGCAGGCCAGGTGACCTGGAGCTGGTGGCTCACCACTTCCAGAGGGACGAGAACACCGTGCCCCCCACCTATGTGCTGCAGGCCCGGGGCACCAGGGAGGCCCATGGGCCCGAGGAGGCCACCCTGACCTCTGTGCTGCGCTGTGGAGCCCAGGAAGCCAGGAGGCTGGGCCTCATCACCCAGGAGCAGTGGCATCGCTACCACCGGTCAG CCATCGAGTGGGAGATAGAACGGGGCCTGCTGAGCCTGACAGATGGGGACCAGGGGGCCACTGTCTTCTTGAGGGAGATCCAAGACCTTAACAAACACATCCTGGACGACTGTGCCCTAAAGATGGTGGACCGGCTCGCAGACGGCTGCCTGGACACGGATGCCCAGAACCTTCTCAGCAGCCTCAAGGGGCGCATTGCTGACATGCAGCCTGGAGTCCTCAAGACCCACCACTTGCCATGGAGCCGAGACCTCGTGAACCCCAAAAATAAGGCTCATGCCCGGTACCTGAAGGAGCTTGGAGAGCAGTTTGTGGCCAGGGCTAACCACCAGGTCCTTGAGCGCCTCCGGGagctggaggcaggcaggcaggaactGGCATGGCTCTACCAGGAGATCCGCCACCACCTGGGGCTGAGTGCCGAGGCCACCAGGACCTTCTGCGGGCGCCAAGAGCTCCTCGCCCAGGTGGGACAGCGACTCCAGCAGAATGACAGCCACCCCCACATGCCCCTGGTGCTTTTTGGGCCCCCAGGCATTGGAAAGACGGCTCTGATGTGCAAGCTGGCTGAGCAAATGCCAGGGCTGCTGGGCCGAAAAACGATGACCGTCCTGCGGCTTCTGGGGACATCGCAGATGAGCTGTGACGCCCATAGCCTGCTCCAGAGCATCTGCTTCCAGGTGTGCCTGGCCTAcgggctgcctctgcctcctgcgCAGGTCCTGGAGGCCCACAGCAGGGTGGTCCACTTTTTCCACACCCTCCTGCACACTGTCTCCAGCAGAAACTTCGAGTCCCTTGTGATCCTGTTAGACTCTGTGGATGACGTGGACTCCATCCACCGTGCTCGGAGGGTCCCCTGGCTGCCTCCTAAGTGTCCCCCGAGGGTCCACCTCATCCTCTCTGCCTGCTCAGGGCAGCGGAGAGTTTTAGACACGGTGCAGCAGACATTCATGGACCCCAAGTCCTACTGGGAGGTGAAACCCCTCTCCAGCAACCAAGGGCAACAGATGATCCAGCTTCTGCTGGCAGCCTCCAGGAGGACCCTGAGCCCAGGGCAGCGGGATCTGCTCTGGGCCAGCCTCCCAGAGTGTGGGCACCCAGGGCAGCTGAGGCTGGCCTTCGAGGAGGCCCGGAAATGGGCCTCCTTCACTGTGCCCACCCCTCTGGCCTCCACTGCTATGGAGGTGATGCACCAGCTGTGTGTGCGTCTGGAGCAGACCCATGGGCAGCTCCTGGTGTCCCGGGTGCTGGGCTACATTGTGTCTTCCCG gcaCGGGCTCTCGGAGCCTGAGCTGAAGGACGTCCTGTCCTTGGATGACGAGGTCCTGCAGGCTGTGTACAGAGACTGGACGCCGCCCAGCAGGGAGCTGCTGCGTTTCCCACCCCTGCTGTGGGTCAGGCTTCGTCGTGATCTGGGAAACTGCTTGGCCAGGCGACCCATGGATGGCTTCACACTCCTGGCCATCGCCCACAG ACAGCTGATGGAGGTGATCCGAGAGCGCTACTTGTCAGGGTCTGAGAAAGCCAAGAGGCATGGAATGTTGGCCGACTTCTTCCTAGGGACCTGGAGCCAGGGCACCAAGAAACTCATCACCCTGCCATTGGTGGGGAAACCCCTGAACCTGGACCGAAAG GTGGCGCCCCAGCCCCTGTGGTTCTCAGACACTGTTGCAAACCTGCGGAAGCTGAAGGAGTTGCCCCATCACCTGCTCCACTCAGGCCGAATCGAGGAGCTGAAGCAGGAGGTGCTGG GCAGCATGGACTGGATTTCCTGCCGGGGTGTCTCCGGGGGCATCGAGAGCCTGTTGGATGACTTTGGCCTGTACGCCCCTCATGTGGACTGTCCCGAGGTGGGCCTGGTCCGAGAAGCTCTCCAGCTGTGCCGCCCAGCCGTGGAGTTCCGAGGCATGG AGAGGAGCATCCTGTGTACAGAAATCCTGGCCAGACTCCATTTCTTCGCTACCTCGCATCCAGCACTGGTGGGACAGCTCTGCCAACAGGCCCAGAGCTGGTTCCGGGCGTGCCCACACCCTGTGCTGGTGCCTCTCGGAGGattcctccagcccccaggaggTCCCCTCCCGGTGACCCTCACTGGCTGTCACAAAG GCATCACTGCTATGGCGTGGAGCCTGGAAGAGAAGCTGCTGGTGGTTGGCAGCCAGGATGGCATCGTGGCCGTGTGGGACATGGAAGAAGAGCAGGTGATCCACATCCTAACTGGACACACAA GAGAGATCAGGTGCATAAAAGTGTTTGCCAAAGGGACGCAAGCCATCTCCGCCTCCAAGGACCACACGCTGCGCTTGTGGAACTTGCTCTCTGGCCAGGAGAAATTCACCATTTGGGAGGGAGGCTCAAAAGATCCAACTGAATCTCAGGTCTGGAGCCTCCACGTGGACGAAGCAAAGGAGATTGTGTATTTGGCATCTAGCTCCAAG GTCAATGCGTGGAATCTGGAAACTGCAGAGCTGGTTTTCCAAGTCCTGGGAGATGCCTCCGACCCCTGGCTGTGCACAGCAGTGCTGGGGGCCACGCTGCTGACGGTGTCCAAGGGCTGTGTGGTCAGTCCGTGGAGCTCAGCCACAGGCAGAGCGCAGGGGAAGCAGCACTTGTCCAGTGTCAAAGAGGAAACACCTGCTTGTGGGGTCTCGGTCCAGAAGTCAGGACAGATGGTTATTGGGTTCAGCAAGGGCTCCATCTCTTTG GTTTCCTCCAAAGGAGACAGCCTGCTGGAGAAACTTCCGGAAGCTGTGGGGTTCCTGGTAGTCTCTGAAGATGAGTCCCTTCTCGCTGCAG GCTTTGGAAGATCTGTGCGGATATTCTTGGCCGACTCACAGGGGTTTCATCGACTCATAAGCACTGACCTTGAACATGAGGACACCGTGGAGACAGCCGTTTTTGGTCCTGAAAACAATCTGATTATCACTGGGTCCCGGGATGCACTCATTCAG GTGTGGAGTCTGTCGGAACAGGGGACCCTGCTGGACATCCTGGAAGGCGTCAGGGCCCCCGCGAGCCTGCTGGCCCGGGGTGGGGCCTTGGTGGCGTCTGCCTCGCAGCAGTCCTCCTCCTTCACCGTCTGGGACCTCACTTACACTCAGAAGCCACGGGCCTCTACCCCGTTCCTGGACCGCACTGGCCTCACCGCCGTGTCACACCAGGGAAGCTATATCTACTTCCCCAAAATCGGGGACAAAAACAAGGTCACCATTTGGGACTTGGCAGAAG GTGAAGAGCAAGACGCCCTGGACACCTCCAATGAGGTCAGGTGCCTGGAGGTCGCCGAGCAGGCCAAGCTCCTTTTCACTGGCCTGGTTTCCGGAATTGTCCTGGTGTTTCCCCTGAATTCCAGGCAGGATGTGATGTGCATTCCCCCTCCAGAGGCCCGGAAAGCCGTCAACTGCATGGCCCTGAGTAAGGGCGAGGAGCACCTAGCCATTGCCTACGACAGCATTGTCCTGGTGTTTGACATCAACCCTGGGGACCCCTGTCCAGTCATCGATGGGCCAACCTACACCTTCTATACCCAGCTGCCTGTGACCATATCCAGTGTGGCTGTTCTGGCTGACTACCGTGTGATTTATGGCATGACCAACGGTGAACTCTTCCTTTACGAGTGTGTGAATTCCAAAGTGTTCCCTCTGGAGGCCCATGGGAGCCGGGTCACCTGTGTGGAGGTCAGCCACAAGGAGCAGCTGGCAGTCAGCGGGTCCGAGGAAGCCCTGCTGTGTCTCTGGGACCTGCAGGCCTGCAAGTGGAAATTTGAGATGAGTTACACG AACACGTACTGCCAAGGAGTCCAATGTGCTTGCTTCTCCAGGGATGACAAGTATGTGTACGTGGGCTTGAGGGATCGCTCCATAATCGTCTGGAGTGTGCTGGACG GCACCCTACTGGCCATCCAGTTTGTCCATGCCGTGGTGAACAGAATCATCCCAACCTCCAACGGCTTCATTGCCCCCACCAGGCATGGCTATCTCATCCGTGAACGATTCCAGTGCCCTTCATCCAGAGCCTCACAGCAGGACTCGCTCCAGAACTTCAAGAAGGCAGTGTGGATGGTCAAGTCAAGGCGGAGGGAAGAGCTGGCTGCTGCTGAAGGAGCACCGCAGGACTCGGG
- the NWD1 gene encoding NACHT domain- and WD repeat-containing protein 1 isoform X1 produces MSLGPLSPDTRRRLLQGQADPLPEPPSSSVAIFISSTVSDMDVEREALQSTAYPEVQTFCQKHGLMFEVVDLRWGIQHSEATDHMTTDLCLEEVDRCRKTSLGPAFVALLGNQYGHCPVPTLIKEKEWEALKAQLTSRPGDLELVAHHFQRDENTVPPTYVLQARGTREAHGPEEATLTSVLRCGAQEARRLGLITQEQWHRYHRSAIEWEIERGLLSLTDGDQGATVFLREIQDLNKHILDDCALKMVDRLADGCLDTDAQNLLSSLKGRIADMQPGVLKTHHLPWSRDLVNPKNKAHARYLKELGEQFVARANHQVLERLRELEAGRQELAWLYQEIRHHLGLSAEATRTFCGRQELLAQVGQRLQQNDSHPHMPLVLFGPPGIGKTALMCKLAEQMPGLLGRKTMTVLRLLGTSQMSCDAHSLLQSICFQVCLAYGLPLPPAQVLEAHSRVVHFFHTLLHTVSSRNFESLVILLDSVDDVDSIHRARRVPWLPPKCPPRVHLILSACSGQRRVLDTVQQTFMDPKSYWEVKPLSSNQGQQMIQLLLAASRRTLSPGQRDLLWASLPECGHPGQLRLAFEEARKWASFTVPTPLASTAMEVMHQLCVRLEQTHGQLLVSRVLGYIVSSRHGLSEPELKDVLSLDDEVLQAVYRDWTPPSRELLRFPPLLWVRLRRDLGNCLARRPMDGFTLLAIAHRQLMEVIRERYLSGSEKAKRHGMLADFFLGTWSQGTKKLITLPLVGKPLNLDRKVAPQPLWFSDTVANLRKLKELPHHLLHSGRIEELKQEVLGSMDWISCRGVSGGIESLLDDFGLYAPHVDCPEVGLVREALQLCRPAVEFRGMERSILCTEILARLHFFATSHPALVGQLCQQAQSWFRACPHPVLVPLGGFLQPPGGPLPVTLTGCHKGITAMAWSLEEKLLVVGSQDGIVAVWDMEEEQVIHILTGHTREIRCIKVFAKGTQAISASKDHTLRLWNLLSGQEKFTIWEGGSKDPTESQVWSLHVDEAKEIVYLASSSKVNAWNLETAELVFQVLGDASDPWLCTAVLGATLLTVSKGCVVSPWSSATGRAQGKQHLSSVKEETPACGVSVQKSGQMVIGFSKGSISLVSSKGDSLLEKLPEAVGFLVVSEDESLLAAGFGRSVRIFLADSQGFHRLISTDLEHEDTVETAVFGPENNLIITGSRDALIQVWSLSEQGTLLDILEGVRAPASLLARGGALVASASQQSSSFTVWDLTYTQKPRASTPFLDRTGLTAVSHQGSYIYFPKIGDKNKVTIWDLAEGEEQDALDTSNEVRCLEVAEQAKLLFTGLVSGIVLVFPLNSRQDVMCIPPPEARKAVNCMALSKGEEHLAIAYDSIVLVFDINPGDPCPVIDGPTYTFYTQLPVTISSVAVLADYRVIYGMTNGELFLYECVNSKVFPLEAHGSRVTCVEVSHKEQLAVSGSEEALLCLWDLQACKWKFEMSYTNTYCQGVQCACFSRDDKYVYVGLRDRSIIVWSVLDGTLLAIQFVHAVVNRIIPTSNGFIAPTRHGYLIRERFQCPSSRASQQDSLQNFKKAVWMVKSRRREELAAAEGAPQDSGLGNAQGNECKANKRSQVCLIV; encoded by the exons GCCCTCCTAGGGAACCAGTACGGCCACTGTCCGGTCCCCACGCTGATCAAAGAGAAGGAGTGGGAGGCCCTGAAGGCCCAGCTGACCAGCAGGCCAGGTGACCTGGAGCTGGTGGCTCACCACTTCCAGAGGGACGAGAACACCGTGCCCCCCACCTATGTGCTGCAGGCCCGGGGCACCAGGGAGGCCCATGGGCCCGAGGAGGCCACCCTGACCTCTGTGCTGCGCTGTGGAGCCCAGGAAGCCAGGAGGCTGGGCCTCATCACCCAGGAGCAGTGGCATCGCTACCACCGGTCAG CCATCGAGTGGGAGATAGAACGGGGCCTGCTGAGCCTGACAGATGGGGACCAGGGGGCCACTGTCTTCTTGAGGGAGATCCAAGACCTTAACAAACACATCCTGGACGACTGTGCCCTAAAGATGGTGGACCGGCTCGCAGACGGCTGCCTGGACACGGATGCCCAGAACCTTCTCAGCAGCCTCAAGGGGCGCATTGCTGACATGCAGCCTGGAGTCCTCAAGACCCACCACTTGCCATGGAGCCGAGACCTCGTGAACCCCAAAAATAAGGCTCATGCCCGGTACCTGAAGGAGCTTGGAGAGCAGTTTGTGGCCAGGGCTAACCACCAGGTCCTTGAGCGCCTCCGGGagctggaggcaggcaggcaggaactGGCATGGCTCTACCAGGAGATCCGCCACCACCTGGGGCTGAGTGCCGAGGCCACCAGGACCTTCTGCGGGCGCCAAGAGCTCCTCGCCCAGGTGGGACAGCGACTCCAGCAGAATGACAGCCACCCCCACATGCCCCTGGTGCTTTTTGGGCCCCCAGGCATTGGAAAGACGGCTCTGATGTGCAAGCTGGCTGAGCAAATGCCAGGGCTGCTGGGCCGAAAAACGATGACCGTCCTGCGGCTTCTGGGGACATCGCAGATGAGCTGTGACGCCCATAGCCTGCTCCAGAGCATCTGCTTCCAGGTGTGCCTGGCCTAcgggctgcctctgcctcctgcgCAGGTCCTGGAGGCCCACAGCAGGGTGGTCCACTTTTTCCACACCCTCCTGCACACTGTCTCCAGCAGAAACTTCGAGTCCCTTGTGATCCTGTTAGACTCTGTGGATGACGTGGACTCCATCCACCGTGCTCGGAGGGTCCCCTGGCTGCCTCCTAAGTGTCCCCCGAGGGTCCACCTCATCCTCTCTGCCTGCTCAGGGCAGCGGAGAGTTTTAGACACGGTGCAGCAGACATTCATGGACCCCAAGTCCTACTGGGAGGTGAAACCCCTCTCCAGCAACCAAGGGCAACAGATGATCCAGCTTCTGCTGGCAGCCTCCAGGAGGACCCTGAGCCCAGGGCAGCGGGATCTGCTCTGGGCCAGCCTCCCAGAGTGTGGGCACCCAGGGCAGCTGAGGCTGGCCTTCGAGGAGGCCCGGAAATGGGCCTCCTTCACTGTGCCCACCCCTCTGGCCTCCACTGCTATGGAGGTGATGCACCAGCTGTGTGTGCGTCTGGAGCAGACCCATGGGCAGCTCCTGGTGTCCCGGGTGCTGGGCTACATTGTGTCTTCCCG gcaCGGGCTCTCGGAGCCTGAGCTGAAGGACGTCCTGTCCTTGGATGACGAGGTCCTGCAGGCTGTGTACAGAGACTGGACGCCGCCCAGCAGGGAGCTGCTGCGTTTCCCACCCCTGCTGTGGGTCAGGCTTCGTCGTGATCTGGGAAACTGCTTGGCCAGGCGACCCATGGATGGCTTCACACTCCTGGCCATCGCCCACAG ACAGCTGATGGAGGTGATCCGAGAGCGCTACTTGTCAGGGTCTGAGAAAGCCAAGAGGCATGGAATGTTGGCCGACTTCTTCCTAGGGACCTGGAGCCAGGGCACCAAGAAACTCATCACCCTGCCATTGGTGGGGAAACCCCTGAACCTGGACCGAAAG GTGGCGCCCCAGCCCCTGTGGTTCTCAGACACTGTTGCAAACCTGCGGAAGCTGAAGGAGTTGCCCCATCACCTGCTCCACTCAGGCCGAATCGAGGAGCTGAAGCAGGAGGTGCTGG GCAGCATGGACTGGATTTCCTGCCGGGGTGTCTCCGGGGGCATCGAGAGCCTGTTGGATGACTTTGGCCTGTACGCCCCTCATGTGGACTGTCCCGAGGTGGGCCTGGTCCGAGAAGCTCTCCAGCTGTGCCGCCCAGCCGTGGAGTTCCGAGGCATGG AGAGGAGCATCCTGTGTACAGAAATCCTGGCCAGACTCCATTTCTTCGCTACCTCGCATCCAGCACTGGTGGGACAGCTCTGCCAACAGGCCCAGAGCTGGTTCCGGGCGTGCCCACACCCTGTGCTGGTGCCTCTCGGAGGattcctccagcccccaggaggTCCCCTCCCGGTGACCCTCACTGGCTGTCACAAAG GCATCACTGCTATGGCGTGGAGCCTGGAAGAGAAGCTGCTGGTGGTTGGCAGCCAGGATGGCATCGTGGCCGTGTGGGACATGGAAGAAGAGCAGGTGATCCACATCCTAACTGGACACACAA GAGAGATCAGGTGCATAAAAGTGTTTGCCAAAGGGACGCAAGCCATCTCCGCCTCCAAGGACCACACGCTGCGCTTGTGGAACTTGCTCTCTGGCCAGGAGAAATTCACCATTTGGGAGGGAGGCTCAAAAGATCCAACTGAATCTCAGGTCTGGAGCCTCCACGTGGACGAAGCAAAGGAGATTGTGTATTTGGCATCTAGCTCCAAG GTCAATGCGTGGAATCTGGAAACTGCAGAGCTGGTTTTCCAAGTCCTGGGAGATGCCTCCGACCCCTGGCTGTGCACAGCAGTGCTGGGGGCCACGCTGCTGACGGTGTCCAAGGGCTGTGTGGTCAGTCCGTGGAGCTCAGCCACAGGCAGAGCGCAGGGGAAGCAGCACTTGTCCAGTGTCAAAGAGGAAACACCTGCTTGTGGGGTCTCGGTCCAGAAGTCAGGACAGATGGTTATTGGGTTCAGCAAGGGCTCCATCTCTTTG GTTTCCTCCAAAGGAGACAGCCTGCTGGAGAAACTTCCGGAAGCTGTGGGGTTCCTGGTAGTCTCTGAAGATGAGTCCCTTCTCGCTGCAG GCTTTGGAAGATCTGTGCGGATATTCTTGGCCGACTCACAGGGGTTTCATCGACTCATAAGCACTGACCTTGAACATGAGGACACCGTGGAGACAGCCGTTTTTGGTCCTGAAAACAATCTGATTATCACTGGGTCCCGGGATGCACTCATTCAG GTGTGGAGTCTGTCGGAACAGGGGACCCTGCTGGACATCCTGGAAGGCGTCAGGGCCCCCGCGAGCCTGCTGGCCCGGGGTGGGGCCTTGGTGGCGTCTGCCTCGCAGCAGTCCTCCTCCTTCACCGTCTGGGACCTCACTTACACTCAGAAGCCACGGGCCTCTACCCCGTTCCTGGACCGCACTGGCCTCACCGCCGTGTCACACCAGGGAAGCTATATCTACTTCCCCAAAATCGGGGACAAAAACAAGGTCACCATTTGGGACTTGGCAGAAG GTGAAGAGCAAGACGCCCTGGACACCTCCAATGAGGTCAGGTGCCTGGAGGTCGCCGAGCAGGCCAAGCTCCTTTTCACTGGCCTGGTTTCCGGAATTGTCCTGGTGTTTCCCCTGAATTCCAGGCAGGATGTGATGTGCATTCCCCCTCCAGAGGCCCGGAAAGCCGTCAACTGCATGGCCCTGAGTAAGGGCGAGGAGCACCTAGCCATTGCCTACGACAGCATTGTCCTGGTGTTTGACATCAACCCTGGGGACCCCTGTCCAGTCATCGATGGGCCAACCTACACCTTCTATACCCAGCTGCCTGTGACCATATCCAGTGTGGCTGTTCTGGCTGACTACCGTGTGATTTATGGCATGACCAACGGTGAACTCTTCCTTTACGAGTGTGTGAATTCCAAAGTGTTCCCTCTGGAGGCCCATGGGAGCCGGGTCACCTGTGTGGAGGTCAGCCACAAGGAGCAGCTGGCAGTCAGCGGGTCCGAGGAAGCCCTGCTGTGTCTCTGGGACCTGCAGGCCTGCAAGTGGAAATTTGAGATGAGTTACACG AACACGTACTGCCAAGGAGTCCAATGTGCTTGCTTCTCCAGGGATGACAAGTATGTGTACGTGGGCTTGAGGGATCGCTCCATAATCGTCTGGAGTGTGCTGGACG GCACCCTACTGGCCATCCAGTTTGTCCATGCCGTGGTGAACAGAATCATCCCAACCTCCAACGGCTTCATTGCCCCCACCAGGCATGGCTATCTCATCCGTGAACGATTCCAGTGCCCTTCATCCAGAGCCTCACAGCAGGACTCGCTCCAGAACTTCAAGAAGGCAGTGTGGATGGTCAAGTCAAGGCGGAGGGAAGAGCTGGCTGCTGCTGAAGGAGCACCGCAGGACTCGGG